One uncultured Jannaschia sp. DNA segment encodes these proteins:
- the tolQ gene encoding protein TolQ: METEVLAAASEIDFSLWALFWRATFVVKIVMIMLFAASIWVWAILFQKVVQFRRARGNAAAFDRAFWSGEPLDELYEKIGDTPRSASERIFVAAMGEWNRSHRDDGGLIAGTQARIDRTMDVAISKERDRLAGGLTFLATVGSTAPFVGLFGTVWGIKHAFEQIALSGSTNLAVVAPGIAEALLATGIGLVAAIPAVVFYNKLSRDADRITGNFEAFADEFATILSRQLDAA, encoded by the coding sequence ATGGAAACGGAAGTACTGGCAGCCGCCAGCGAGATCGACTTCTCGCTCTGGGCGCTGTTCTGGCGGGCGACCTTCGTCGTGAAGATCGTCATGATCATGCTGTTCGCGGCCTCGATCTGGGTCTGGGCGATCCTGTTCCAGAAGGTCGTGCAGTTCCGGCGCGCACGCGGCAACGCCGCCGCCTTCGACCGCGCCTTCTGGTCGGGCGAGCCGCTGGACGAGCTCTACGAAAAGATCGGCGACACGCCGCGATCCGCCTCGGAGCGCATCTTCGTCGCCGCCATGGGCGAATGGAACCGAAGCCACCGCGACGATGGTGGCCTGATCGCGGGGACGCAGGCGCGCATCGACCGCACCATGGACGTCGCCATCTCGAAGGAGCGCGACCGCCTTGCAGGCGGTCTGACCTTCCTCGCCACGGTCGGCTCGACCGCGCCCTTCGTCGGGCTGTTCGGAACGGTCTGGGGCATCAAGCACGCGTTCGAGCAGATCGCGCTCTCGGGCTCGACCAACCTCGCCGTCGTGGCCCCCGGCATCGCCGAGGCCCTGCTGGCGACGGGGATCGGCCTCGTGGCCGCCATCCCGGCGGTGGTGTTCTACAACAAGCTCAGCCGCGACGCCGACCGCATCACCGGCAATTTCGAAGCCTTCGCGGACGAATTCGCGACCATCCTGTCGCGGCAGCTGGACGCCGCCTGA
- the ybgC gene encoding tol-pal system-associated acyl-CoA thioesterase: protein MTVHSWPIRVYYEDVDLAGIVYYANYLRFIERARSEMVRAAGIDQAAMRADGIVFAVSRIEADYRRPARYDDALVVETRLTARSPARFVMSQRVLRDADLLFVAEVTIVCMTVAGRPKRLPAQIADMALAETSP from the coding sequence ATGACCGTCCACAGCTGGCCCATCCGCGTCTATTACGAGGACGTGGATCTGGCGGGGATCGTCTATTACGCCAACTACCTGCGCTTCATCGAACGCGCCCGCTCCGAGATGGTCCGGGCCGCCGGGATCGACCAGGCCGCGATGCGCGCCGACGGCATCGTCTTCGCCGTGTCGCGGATCGAGGCGGATTACCGGCGGCCCGCCCGCTACGACGACGCGCTCGTGGTCGAGACCCGCCTGACCGCGCGCAGCCCGGCGCGCTTCGTGATGTCGCAGCGCGTGTTGCGGGACGCGGATCTCCTGTTTGTGGCGGAGGTCACCATCGTCTGTATGACCGTCGCGGGTCGCCCGAAGCGCCTGCCTGCGCAGATCGCCGACATGGCGCTGGCTGAAACCTCGCCTTAA
- a CDS encoding 50S ribosomal protein L11 methyltransferase: MTDPHITPASWTALTTLSDKTSAEALGAAMDEMDPAPDGIGVFEMEDGSGLWEVGGYFSAAPDTVALALLAAAFGAQPFAVSELPPTDWVAHVRRELQPVEAGRFFVYGSHDADRVPEDRVALLIEAAMAFGTGHHGTTKGCLLAFEALLEDGLTPGPVADIGAGTAVLAMAAAKVWPDAPVVASDIDAVAVEVAEANLEVNDMAGRVACVEAAGFDHPALAGPFDLIFANILKGPLIELGPDMARASAPGGAAILSGILNQQAEDVVAAYGDAGFDLVRREVLGDWTTLTLRRS; this comes from the coding sequence ATGACCGACCCCCATATCACGCCCGCGTCCTGGACCGCGCTGACCACGCTGTCCGACAAGACCTCCGCCGAGGCGCTGGGCGCGGCGATGGATGAGATGGATCCCGCGCCCGACGGGATCGGCGTCTTCGAGATGGAGGACGGCTCGGGCCTCTGGGAGGTGGGCGGCTATTTCTCGGCCGCGCCCGACACGGTGGCACTGGCGCTGCTCGCGGCGGCCTTTGGTGCTCAGCCCTTCGCCGTCTCGGAGCTGCCGCCGACCGACTGGGTGGCCCATGTCCGGCGCGAATTGCAGCCCGTCGAGGCGGGCCGGTTCTTCGTCTATGGCAGCCACGATGCGGACCGCGTGCCCGAGGATCGCGTGGCCCTTCTGATCGAGGCGGCGATGGCCTTCGGGACCGGGCATCACGGCACCACGAAAGGCTGCCTTCTGGCCTTCGAGGCATTGCTCGAGGATGGCCTGACCCCCGGCCCGGTGGCCGATATCGGCGCGGGCACGGCGGTTCTGGCGATGGCGGCGGCGAAGGTCTGGCCGGACGCCCCGGTCGTGGCCTCGGATATCGACGCGGTCGCCGTCGAGGTGGCCGAGGCCAATCTCGAGGTGAACGACATGGCGGGCCGGGTCGCCTGCGTCGAGGCAGCCGGGTTCGATCATCCCGCGCTGGCCGGGCCATTCGATCTGATTTTCGCGAACATTCTCAAGGGCCCGCTGATCGAGCTTGGGCCCGATATGGCACGGGCCTCGGCGCCCGGCGGTGCCGCGATCCTGTCTGGCATTCTGAACCAGCAGGCCGAGGACGTCGTGGCGGCCTATGGCGATGCGGGGTTCGATCTTGTCCGGCGCGAGGTGCTGGGCGACTGGACGACGCTGACCCTGCGCCGCAGCTGA
- a CDS encoding protein-tyrosine phosphatase family protein has product MTFAIASLEIGPGRIGLAPRPGRAGPVRDDLDRIAEWGAERVLTLTAGPEADLGAIRDGCDARGIGWNHVPIVDFCTPDRAASGHWATLEPGLTELLGRGGGLLIHCQAGRGRSGMIALRLMIRAGELPEAALARLRAIRPGAVETDAQYRWAVG; this is encoded by the coding sequence ATGACCTTCGCCATCGCGTCCCTCGAGATCGGACCCGGCCGCATCGGCCTCGCGCCGCGTCCCGGCCGTGCGGGGCCCGTCCGCGACGATCTCGACCGGATCGCGGAATGGGGCGCGGAGCGCGTGCTGACGCTCACCGCCGGGCCCGAGGCGGATTTGGGCGCGATCCGCGACGGCTGTGACGCGCGCGGCATCGGCTGGAATCACGTCCCGATCGTCGACTTCTGCACCCCGGACCGCGCCGCCTCCGGGCACTGGGCCACGCTCGAGCCGGGGCTGACGGAGCTGCTCGGCCGGGGTGGTGGCCTCCTGATCCACTGCCAGGCCGGGCGGGGCCGCTCGGGCATGATCGCCCTGCGGCTGATGATCCGGGCGGGCGAGCTGCCCGAGGCCGCCCTCGCCCGGCTGCGCGCCATCCGACCCGGCGCGGTCGAAACCGACGCGCAGTACCGCTGGGCCGTCGGCTGA
- a CDS encoding DUF1127 domain-containing protein: MTTITQFSQTLADWRTRRAIRRDLYRLDERALEDIGMNRADVDIRFH; this comes from the coding sequence ATGACGACGATCACCCAGTTCTCCCAGACCCTGGCCGATTGGCGCACCCGCCGGGCCATCCGCCGCGACCTCTACCGCCTCGACGAACGCGCGCTCGAGGATATCGGAATGAACCGCGCCGACGTGGACATCCGCTTCCACTGA
- a CDS encoding DUF1127 domain-containing protein encodes MATFDTFRPAAAPASGLFANVLGRIVAWNDRRVTTKALSHLTDRELNDIGLDRGDIDAIARR; translated from the coding sequence ATGGCCACCTTCGACACCTTCCGCCCCGCCGCCGCCCCCGCATCGGGCCTGTTCGCCAACGTCCTCGGCCGCATCGTCGCCTGGAACGACCGCCGCGTCACGACCAAGGCGCTGTCGCACCTGACCGACCGCGAGCTGAACGACATCGGCCTCGATCGCGGCGACATCGACGCCATCGCCCGCCGCTGA
- the ruvC gene encoding crossover junction endodeoxyribonuclease RuvC, whose protein sequence is MRVMGIDPGLRACGWGVIDVDGPRLRHVANGTVRPSGQGMGERLLSLHLMLSAVLAEHAPDAAAVEETFVNAGGQSTLKLGQARGIAVLVPAQAGIAVGEYAANAVKKAVVGVGHAQKDQVLHMVKMQLPGCAPDSADAADALAIALCHAAHLQTRGRLAEALR, encoded by the coding sequence ATGCGCGTGATGGGGATCGATCCGGGGCTGAGGGCCTGCGGCTGGGGCGTGATCGACGTCGACGGCCCGCGCCTGCGCCACGTGGCCAACGGGACGGTGCGCCCGAGCGGTCAGGGGATGGGCGAGCGGCTGCTGTCGCTGCACCTGATGCTGAGTGCCGTGCTGGCCGAACACGCCCCCGACGCCGCCGCGGTCGAGGAGACGTTCGTGAACGCGGGCGGGCAATCGACACTGAAGCTGGGCCAGGCGCGCGGGATCGCGGTGCTGGTGCCCGCGCAGGCCGGAATCGCGGTCGGCGAATACGCCGCAAACGCGGTCAAGAAGGCCGTGGTCGGCGTCGGCCACGCGCAGAAGGACCAGGTCCTCCACATGGTGAAGATGCAGCTTCCGGGCTGCGCGCCGGATTCGGCCGACGCCGCCGACGCGCTGGCGATCGCGCTCTGCCACGCGGCGCATCTCCAGACACGGGGTCGGCTGGCGGAGGCGCTGCGGTGA
- the ruvA gene encoding Holliday junction branch migration protein RuvA, whose product MIGRLRGEVAWRAADHVMLDVGGVGYVVFCSDRTLAAMPQVGAMASLWTEMVVREDLMQLFGFLTVQEREWHRLLTSVQGVGAKVSLAILGVLGPDGVGRAIALSDAAAVKAAPGVGPKLATRVVNELQGKAPALMAMGGGGDDPLIEGAAAPTLQVATPTGGAQADALSALTNLGYAPVDAARAVAEVADDAEDAGELIRRALKRLAPGG is encoded by the coding sequence GTGATCGGACGGCTCCGGGGCGAGGTGGCGTGGCGGGCGGCCGATCACGTCATGTTGGATGTGGGCGGCGTGGGATATGTCGTCTTCTGCTCGGATCGGACCTTGGCCGCGATGCCGCAGGTCGGCGCGATGGCCTCGCTCTGGACCGAGATGGTCGTTCGCGAGGATCTGATGCAGCTCTTCGGGTTCCTCACCGTGCAGGAAAGGGAATGGCACCGCCTCCTCACCAGCGTGCAGGGCGTCGGCGCGAAGGTGTCGCTCGCCATCCTCGGTGTGCTGGGCCCCGACGGGGTCGGACGCGCGATCGCACTTTCGGATGCGGCGGCTGTCAAGGCCGCGCCGGGCGTCGGGCCGAAGCTCGCGACGCGCGTGGTGAACGAACTGCAGGGAAAGGCGCCCGCGCTGATGGCAATGGGCGGCGGAGGGGACGACCCGCTGATCGAGGGCGCGGCGGCCCCCACGCTACAGGTTGCGACCCCGACGGGCGGCGCGCAGGCCGACGCGCTCTCGGCGCTGACGAATCTCGGCTACGCGCCCGTCGACGCGGCGCGCGCCGTGGCTGAAGTCGCCGACGACGCCGAGGATGCGGGCGAGCTGATCCGGCGGGCCCTCAAGCGCCTCGCGCCGGGGGGCTGA
- the ruvB gene encoding Holliday junction branch migration DNA helicase RuvB, whose protein sequence is MTERDPLLDPAQRDEGDRALRPQVLDEFIGQAEARSNLRIFIESAKRRGEAMDHVLFHGPPGLGKTTLAQIMARELGVGFRMTSGPVLAKAGDLAAILTNLEPRDVLFIDEIHRLNPAVEEVLYPALEDFALDLVIGEGPAARTVRIDLQPFTLVGATTRLGLLTTPLRDRFGIPTRLVFYTEDELHEIVTRGARLMGAPATDDGAREIAKRARGTPRIAGRLLRRVVDFAVVEGDGRVTQDVADGALTRLGVDHLGLDGADRRYLSLIAENYGGGPVGIETIAAALSESRDALEEVIEPFLLQQGLIARTPRGRMLAHKGWSHLGLPAPGGPNGDLFG, encoded by the coding sequence ATGACCGAGCGCGATCCCCTGCTCGACCCCGCCCAGCGCGACGAGGGCGACCGGGCGCTGCGGCCGCAGGTGCTCGACGAATTCATCGGCCAGGCCGAGGCACGGTCGAACCTGCGGATCTTCATCGAAAGCGCAAAGCGGCGCGGCGAGGCGATGGACCACGTGCTGTTCCACGGGCCGCCGGGCCTGGGCAAGACGACGCTGGCGCAGATCATGGCGCGCGAGCTGGGCGTCGGATTTCGGATGACCTCGGGGCCGGTGCTGGCCAAGGCGGGCGACCTCGCCGCGATCCTGACCAATCTGGAGCCGCGCGACGTGCTCTTCATCGACGAGATCCACCGCCTGAACCCGGCGGTCGAGGAGGTGCTCTACCCCGCGCTCGAGGATTTCGCGCTGGACCTCGTGATCGGCGAGGGGCCGGCGGCGCGGACCGTGCGGATCGACCTTCAGCCCTTCACGCTGGTCGGCGCGACGACCCGGCTGGGCCTGCTGACCACGCCGCTGCGCGACCGCTTCGGCATCCCCACGCGGCTGGTCTTCTACACCGAGGACGAACTCCATGAGATCGTCACCCGCGGCGCCCGCCTGATGGGCGCGCCCGCCACCGATGACGGCGCCCGCGAGATCGCCAAGCGCGCGCGCGGCACGCCCCGGATCGCGGGCCGGCTGCTGCGCCGCGTGGTCGACTTCGCGGTGGTCGAAGGCGACGGGCGGGTGACGCAGGACGTGGCCGACGGGGCGCTGACGCGGCTCGGGGTGGACCATCTCGGGCTCGACGGCGCGGACCGGCGCTACCTGTCGCTCATCGCCGAGAATTACGGCGGCGGGCCGGTGGGGATCGAGACGATCGCCGCGGCCCTTTCGGAGAGCCGCGACGCGCTCGAGGAGGTGATCGAGCCGTTCCTTCTGCAACAGGGACTGATCGCGCGCACGCCGCGCGGACGGATGCTGGCCCACAAGGGCTGGAGCCATCTGGGCCTGCCCGCGCCCGGCGGGCCGAATGGCGATCTCTTCGGCTGA
- a CDS encoding class I adenylate-forming enzyme family protein, translating into MGEETDRAVFNLAAYVLAAGRTRADRPALIVPGVQRWTHGALADAVERRAGGLAARGLKSGDRVLLRLGNSGDFPVTFLACALAGLVPVPTAAGLTEREITRMAALVDPALVVAEAGISRPAGAGAVAPEALDAVPLPPADWSRGSADRLGYIVFTSGSGGTPKAVAHAHRAVLARRAMWDGWYGLRADDRMMHAGAFNWTYTLGTGLLDPWAIGATAIVPPPGAADLAGLIRAEAATIFAAAPGIYRRLLRGDLSGLGALRHGLSAGERLPEATRTAWYAATGTDLHEALGMSECSTFVSGCPDRPAPSGTSGYAQPGRRVRVVDGRLQVATDDPGLMLGYWVDGAPVPVEGDWFDTGDRVTTRADGAIRHEGRADDLLNPGGFRVSPQEVEAALADLPVHEIAVGCTRVAGGAEVLAAYYVGPLLDEGMADAHATARLAAYKRPRLWLRREALPRNANGKLRRRDLA; encoded by the coding sequence ATGGGCGAGGAAACGGATCGGGCGGTGTTCAACCTCGCCGCCTACGTCCTGGCGGCAGGACGGACGCGGGCGGATCGGCCCGCGCTGATCGTGCCGGGCGTGCAGCGATGGACCCACGGCGCGCTGGCCGATGCGGTCGAGCGGCGGGCGGGGGGTCTGGCGGCGCGGGGCCTGAAGTCGGGCGACCGGGTGCTGCTTCGGCTGGGAAATTCGGGCGACTTCCCGGTGACCTTCCTCGCCTGCGCGCTGGCGGGGCTGGTACCGGTGCCGACGGCGGCGGGCCTGACGGAACGGGAGATCACCAGGATGGCCGCGTTGGTCGATCCCGCGCTGGTGGTCGCCGAAGCGGGCATCTCGCGACCCGCCGGGGCCGGCGCGGTCGCGCCCGAGGCGCTGGACGCCGTCCCCCTGCCGCCCGCGGACTGGTCGCGCGGGTCCGCCGACCGCCTCGGCTATATCGTGTTCACCAGCGGATCGGGCGGCACGCCCAAGGCAGTGGCTCACGCGCATCGCGCGGTGCTGGCGCGGCGGGCGATGTGGGACGGCTGGTATGGCCTGCGTGCCGATGACCGGATGATGCATGCGGGGGCCTTCAACTGGACCTACACGCTGGGCACCGGGCTGCTCGACCCCTGGGCGATCGGCGCGACGGCGATCGTGCCACCTCCCGGTGCGGCGGACCTCGCGGGGCTGATCCGCGCCGAGGCAGCGACGATTTTCGCGGCGGCGCCGGGGATCTACCGGCGGCTCCTGCGCGGTGACCTGTCGGGGCTGGGTGCGCTGCGGCACGGGCTCTCGGCGGGCGAGCGTCTGCCCGAGGCGACCCGGACGGCCTGGTACGCGGCGACGGGTACCGATCTGCACGAGGCGCTGGGGATGTCGGAATGCTCGACCTTCGTATCGGGCTGCCCCGACCGCCCGGCGCCGTCTGGGACATCGGGCTACGCGCAGCCGGGCCGACGGGTCCGCGTGGTCGATGGCCGCCTGCAGGTCGCGACCGACGATCCGGGGCTGATGCTCGGCTACTGGGTGGATGGCGCGCCGGTGCCGGTGGAGGGCGACTGGTTCGACACCGGCGACCGGGTGACGACGCGCGCGGACGGCGCGATCCGGCACGAGGGCCGCGCGGACGACCTGCTCAACCCCGGCGGCTTCCGCGTCTCGCCGCAGGAGGTCGAGGCCGCGCTGGCCGATCTGCCAGTGCATGAGATCGCGGTCGGCTGCACGCGGGTGGCCGGCGGCGCGGAAGTGCTGGCGGCCTATTATGTCGGCCCGTTGCTGGACGAAGGCATGGCGGACGCACACGCGACGGCCCGGTTGGCGGCCTACAAGCGCCCGCGGCTTTGGCTCCGGCGGGAGGCGCTGCCGCGAAACGCGAACGGCAAGCTGCGGCGGCGCGACCTGGCCTGA
- a CDS encoding HWE histidine kinase domain-containing protein, giving the protein MRDGNPTETAMLSAQLQIDTDWQSLAPAAGGIGRWVADLDSGLCVVDLTWRRMMDLPDIEAAFPMVDFFEFIMPEDRSHVATAVEESRASGAAFSVEYRVAHPSGKIMWIDGAGRPMTTADGRKLLIGINHDVTEFRQAQERAELMAGEMAHRIKNIFALVGGMFNMAARSSDTREALIESFQGRLRALSDVNSLTFSGNRLLVRLRALVDTTLGALVEAGQIDVDLTDDFALNGTAAQTVVLSLNELLTNAIKHGALSDPKGRVALSILVSDGDFVLTWRETAPHEIAPPAKLTGFGMRVLRSMTVATFDGVPEFDWAPTGLTFRCTWKAAEMSYSEGNRYADQVVEQAVRAAQSRGS; this is encoded by the coding sequence ATGCGCGACGGCAACCCTACCGAGACGGCCATGCTGTCGGCGCAGTTGCAGATCGATACCGACTGGCAATCGCTCGCGCCCGCGGCGGGCGGGATCGGGCGCTGGGTCGCCGATCTCGACAGCGGGCTCTGCGTCGTCGACCTGACGTGGCGACGGATGATGGACCTGCCCGACATCGAGGCCGCGTTCCCGATGGTCGATTTCTTCGAATTCATCATGCCCGAGGATCGGTCGCATGTCGCGACCGCCGTCGAGGAGAGCCGCGCGTCCGGTGCCGCCTTCTCGGTCGAGTACCGGGTCGCGCATCCCAGCGGCAAGATCATGTGGATCGACGGGGCCGGCCGCCCGATGACCACCGCCGACGGGCGCAAGCTGCTGATCGGGATCAATCACGACGTCACCGAGTTCCGCCAGGCGCAGGAGCGGGCCGAGCTGATGGCGGGCGAGATGGCGCACCGCATCAAGAACATCTTCGCGCTGGTCGGGGGCATGTTCAACATGGCCGCGCGCAGCTCGGACACGCGCGAAGCCTTGATCGAGAGCTTCCAGGGCCGCCTGCGCGCCCTCTCGGACGTCAACAGCCTGACGTTTTCCGGCAACCGGCTCCTCGTGCGACTGCGGGCGCTGGTGGACACGACGCTGGGCGCGCTGGTCGAGGCAGGCCAGATCGACGTCGATTTGACGGATGATTTCGCGCTCAACGGCACGGCGGCGCAGACCGTCGTGCTGTCGTTGAACGAGCTTCTGACCAACGCGATCAAGCACGGCGCGCTATCGGATCCCAAGGGGCGCGTGGCGCTGTCGATCCTCGTCTCCGACGGCGATTTCGTGCTGACCTGGCGCGAGACCGCCCCGCACGAGATCGCGCCGCCCGCGAAGCTCACCGGGTTCGGCATGCGGGTGCTGCGGTCGATGACGGTCGCCACCTTCGACGGCGTCCCGGAATTCGACTGGGCGCCGACGGGCCTGACCTTCCGCTGCACCTGGAAGGCGGCCGAGATGTCCTATTCCGAGGGCAACCGCTACGCCGACCAGGTCGTCGAACAGGCCGTACGCGCCGCGCAGAGCCGCGGCAGCTGA
- a CDS encoding DsbA family oxidoreductase — MTVKLDILSDPICPWCHIGRANLFRALERHPDHPFTLEWHPFQLNPDMPAEGMDRRAYLEAKFGGRDGAVRAYAPVVEAAEAAGLSIDFEAIARTPNTLDAHRLIHWAGLEGRQTPVATALFQAYFEKGQDIGDVPTLVALGAEAGMDAGMLERLFAGDADADDIRARDAHARERGVTGVPTFVLANQHVLRGAQPPELWAQVIEEVAGQLRAEPAATDTRA; from the coding sequence ATGACGGTCAAACTCGATATTCTCTCCGACCCGATCTGTCCGTGGTGCCATATCGGCCGCGCCAACCTGTTCCGCGCGCTCGAGCGCCATCCCGATCATCCGTTCACGCTCGAATGGCATCCGTTCCAGCTCAACCCCGATATGCCCGCCGAGGGCATGGACCGCCGCGCCTATCTCGAAGCCAAGTTCGGCGGGCGCGACGGCGCCGTCCGGGCCTATGCGCCGGTGGTCGAGGCGGCCGAGGCGGCAGGCCTGTCGATCGATTTCGAGGCCATCGCGCGGACGCCCAACACGCTCGACGCGCATCGCCTGATCCATTGGGCCGGGCTTGAGGGGCGGCAGACGCCGGTCGCGACGGCGCTCTTCCAGGCGTATTTCGAGAAGGGACAGGATATCGGCGACGTGCCGACCCTGGTCGCCCTCGGCGCCGAGGCAGGGATGGATGCGGGCATGCTGGAGCGGCTCTTTGCCGGCGATGCCGATGCCGACGATATCCGCGCCCGCGACGCCCATGCACGCGAGCGTGGGGTGACCGGCGTGCCCACCTTCGTGCTCGCCAACCAGCATGTGCTGCGTGGCGCGCAGCCGCCCGAGCTTTGGGCGCAGGTCATCGAGGAGGTCGCGGGGCAACTTCGGGCCGAGCCCGCCGCGACCGATACGCGCGCGTGA
- a CDS encoding multidrug effflux MFS transporter: MTDAASSEAAPITKPALSMVEFVALMAMLSATIAFSIDAMLPALPDIGAALSPLNPNAAQLVIVAFVFGMGAGTIFAGPMSDAFGRKRVMLSGAVLYCAGAVGAAFAPTLETIIVARVIQGLGAAGPRVAAQAMIRDLYMGRGMAKVASFVMMTFTLVPAMAPLIGSLIIAGFGWRAVFWAFVVFSVISGGWLALRQPETLPLARRRPLRLRPLAAAFREVLGHRNVRLAIFIQTMVFGLLFSTITSVQPIYQDVFDRAESFPLWFGLVALLSGGASFLNARVVGRVGMLWMLRRALAGHLVLSLMLALVWVAGLLSGESAFWAFFGFQVSSFALAGLTIGNLQAIAMQPMGHIAGMASSVISSMSTILAVAVAVPIGLAFDGTPVPLIVGSGLCAGVAFLMALALRDGSGALEEPFAGQKLR, encoded by the coding sequence GTGACCGACGCGGCGTCGTCCGAGGCCGCTCCGATCACGAAGCCTGCGCTGTCCATGGTGGAGTTCGTGGCGCTGATGGCGATGCTGTCGGCGACCATCGCGTTCTCGATCGACGCGATGCTGCCGGCGCTTCCTGATATCGGCGCGGCCCTGTCGCCGCTGAACCCCAACGCGGCCCAGCTTGTGATCGTGGCCTTCGTCTTCGGGATGGGCGCGGGGACGATCTTCGCAGGGCCGATGTCGGACGCCTTCGGCCGCAAGCGCGTGATGCTGTCGGGCGCGGTGCTCTATTGCGCCGGCGCCGTCGGGGCCGCTTTTGCGCCCACGCTCGAGACGATCATCGTGGCGCGTGTGATCCAGGGCCTCGGCGCCGCGGGACCACGGGTCGCGGCACAGGCGATGATCCGCGACCTCTACATGGGGCGCGGCATGGCCAAGGTCGCCAGCTTCGTGATGATGACCTTCACATTGGTCCCCGCGATGGCGCCGCTGATCGGTTCGCTCATCATCGCGGGCTTCGGCTGGCGCGCGGTCTTCTGGGCCTTCGTCGTGTTCTCGGTGATCTCGGGGGGCTGGCTCGCGCTGCGGCAGCCCGAAACGCTGCCGCTCGCCCGTCGCCGCCCGCTGCGGCTCCGACCGCTGGCCGCTGCCTTCCGCGAGGTGCTCGGCCATCGCAACGTGCGACTGGCGATCTTCATTCAAACCATGGTGTTCGGCCTTCTCTTCTCGACGATCACTAGCGTGCAGCCGATCTACCAGGACGTGTTCGACCGGGCCGAAAGCTTTCCGCTCTGGTTCGGCCTCGTCGCCCTCCTATCGGGCGGCGCGAGCTTCCTGAACGCGCGGGTCGTCGGACGGGTCGGGATGCTCTGGATGCTGCGCCGGGCGCTGGCGGGGCATCTGGTGCTGTCGCTGATGCTGGCGTTGGTCTGGGTGGCGGGACTCCTGTCGGGCGAGTCGGCGTTCTGGGCCTTCTTCGGCTTTCAGGTGTCGAGCTTCGCGCTCGCGGGTCTCACCATCGGTAACCTGCAGGCCATCGCCATGCAGCCGATGGGCCATATCGCGGGCATGGCGTCCTCGGTGATCTCGTCGATGTCGACGATCCTGGCCGTGGCGGTGGCCGTGCCGATCGGCCTCGCCTTCGACGGCACGCCCGTGCCGCTGATCGTGGGGTCGGGGCTCTGCGCAGGCGTCGCTTTCCTGATGGCGCTGGCGCTGCGGGACGGCTCCGGCGCGCTGGAGGAGCCCTTCGCGGGCCAGAAGCTCCGCTAG